The proteins below come from a single Arthrobacter sp. zg-Y1171 genomic window:
- a CDS encoding acyl-CoA dehydrogenase family protein has translation MERRLFEEDHELFREVVREFDAREVAAGYPEWDAAHMMPRRLWKAAGEQGLLGLAVPEEFGGAGMPDYRFRAVMDEEFARSNHLAVGLAFHLHDDMVLPHLLAYGSDELKEHWLPGMVSGDLVTSVAWTEPGAGSDLRGIRTKAVRTDDGDWRLSGQKTFIGNGISGDASLVLARTDGGTGRGQRDSFSMFMVEKTEGYSTGRQLDKMGLKASDTAELFFDDVHVPAANLVGDVGRGLEYAEGQLPQGRLAIAVASSAVARQIYEATVEYTKNRNAFGDRIADFQNSRFALADILTEVEVTEAYVDSAILAFNEGKLDAVSAAKAKLWASERAKSITDRCLQLHGGYGYILEYPVAQAFLAARLLTIFGGTSEIMREVIGRGIVR, from the coding sequence TTGGAGCGCAGACTGTTCGAAGAGGACCATGAGCTGTTCCGGGAAGTCGTCCGGGAATTCGATGCCCGCGAAGTCGCCGCCGGATACCCGGAATGGGATGCGGCGCACATGATGCCCCGCCGGCTCTGGAAAGCAGCCGGCGAACAGGGCCTGCTCGGCCTGGCCGTTCCCGAGGAGTTCGGCGGCGCCGGGATGCCGGATTACCGCTTCCGCGCCGTGATGGACGAGGAATTTGCCCGCTCCAACCACCTCGCCGTCGGCCTCGCCTTCCATCTGCATGACGACATGGTCCTCCCCCACCTGCTGGCCTACGGCTCCGACGAGCTGAAGGAACACTGGCTGCCCGGCATGGTGTCCGGAGATCTGGTCACCTCGGTAGCCTGGACCGAGCCCGGCGCGGGCAGCGACCTCCGGGGCATCCGCACCAAGGCGGTCCGCACCGACGACGGCGACTGGCGCCTCAGCGGCCAGAAGACCTTCATCGGCAACGGCATCAGCGGCGATGCGTCCCTGGTCCTTGCCCGGACGGACGGCGGCACCGGCCGTGGACAGCGCGATTCGTTCAGCATGTTCATGGTGGAGAAAACCGAGGGCTACAGCACCGGCCGCCAGCTCGACAAGATGGGCCTGAAGGCCTCCGACACCGCTGAACTGTTCTTCGACGATGTTCACGTCCCGGCCGCCAACCTTGTGGGCGACGTCGGCCGCGGGCTGGAGTACGCCGAGGGGCAGCTTCCCCAGGGCCGGCTGGCCATCGCCGTCGCCTCGTCCGCCGTCGCCCGCCAGATCTACGAAGCCACCGTGGAATACACCAAAAACCGCAACGCCTTCGGGGACCGGATCGCCGACTTCCAGAACAGCCGGTTTGCACTGGCGGACATCCTCACCGAGGTTGAAGTCACCGAAGCCTACGTCGATTCGGCCATCCTTGCGTTCAATGAAGGAAAGCTCGACGCCGTCTCGGCCGCCAAGGCCAAGCTCTGGGCCAGCGAACGGGCCAAGTCCATCACGGACCGCTGCCTGCAGCTGCACGGCGGCTACGGCTACATCCTGGAATACCCGGTGGCCCAGGCCTTCCTGGCCGCCCGCCTGCTGACCATCTTCGGCGGCACCAGCGAAATCATGCGGGAAGTCATCGGACGCGGCATCGTCCGCTGA
- a CDS encoding peptide deformylase has protein sequence MTVRPIVIHGEPVLHRRAAEVEEFNDELRTLVADMFETMDVANGVGLAAPQIGVGLRLFTFDYENDDDAPNRGVVINPVLITSKIPGSAPDPDETSEGCLSVPGENFPVNRAEWAKISGFDEFGAPVQFEATDWFARVLQHEYDHLDGKLYVDRLTDRWSRKARKVMKAQGWTAPGHTWMPGVDPDPFGH, from the coding sequence ATGACCGTTCGTCCCATCGTCATCCACGGAGAACCCGTACTGCACCGCAGGGCGGCCGAGGTGGAAGAGTTCAATGACGAGCTGCGCACCTTGGTTGCCGATATGTTCGAAACGATGGACGTCGCCAACGGCGTCGGCCTCGCAGCCCCGCAGATCGGCGTCGGCCTGCGCCTGTTCACCTTCGACTATGAGAACGACGACGACGCTCCGAACCGCGGCGTCGTCATCAACCCGGTCCTGATCACGTCCAAGATCCCGGGCTCCGCCCCCGATCCGGACGAAACCTCCGAAGGCTGCCTCTCCGTACCCGGCGAGAATTTCCCGGTGAACCGGGCAGAATGGGCGAAGATCAGCGGCTTCGACGAGTTCGGCGCGCCCGTGCAGTTCGAGGCGACCGACTGGTTTGCCCGCGTCCTGCAGCACGAGTACGACCACCTCGACGGCAAGCTCTACGTGGACCGGCTTACCGACCGCTGGAGCCGCAAGGCGCGGAAGGTGATGAAGGCGCAGGGCTGGACCGCCCCGGGCCATACCTGGATGCCGGGTGTGGACCCGGACCCCTTCGGCCACTGA
- a CDS encoding glyceraldehyde-3-phosphate dehydrogenase, producing the protein MSSNSDTCLDAWMDREALAEAMIPLIGRLYRENSVVTSVYGRPLVNKSVIDILKAHRFARQIDETELPVAETYPLLRALTELELGAASVDLARLSNKYKEQGGDLNDFLRAELADVAGKSGADERTSTDVVLYGFGRIGRLLARILVEKAGGGQGLRLRAIVVRKGSENDLVKRASLLRRDSVHGAFNGTITVDEEKNTILANGTLIQVIYSNDPATVDYTAYGINDAVVVDNTGRWRDEEGLSQHLAAKGVSRVLLTAPGKGNLKNIVHGINHGSITDEDRIITAASCTTNAITPVLKVLNDKYGIVNGHVETVHSFTNDQNLIDNFHNGDRRGRSAALNMVITETGAAKAVAKALPELEGKLSGNAIRVPTPDVSMAILNLNLESAATRDEVNAFLRETSLNSPLHKQIDYIASPEVVSSDFVGSKRAGIVDGLATISNGKNLVLYVWYDNEFGYSCQVVRVLEEMAHVNPPAFPKAQSLAAIAG; encoded by the coding sequence GTGAGCTCCAATTCGGATACGTGCCTTGATGCCTGGATGGATCGGGAGGCCCTCGCCGAGGCCATGATTCCGCTGATCGGGCGGCTCTACCGGGAAAACAGCGTGGTGACCTCGGTCTATGGGCGTCCACTCGTCAACAAGTCGGTTATCGACATCCTGAAGGCGCACCGGTTCGCCCGCCAGATCGACGAAACCGAACTCCCGGTCGCAGAGACCTACCCGTTGCTCCGGGCCCTGACCGAGCTGGAACTGGGTGCCGCGTCCGTGGACCTGGCCAGGCTGAGCAACAAGTACAAGGAGCAGGGCGGGGATCTCAACGACTTCCTGCGGGCCGAACTGGCCGACGTCGCCGGCAAGAGCGGAGCCGACGAGCGGACGAGCACCGACGTCGTCCTCTACGGCTTTGGCCGCATCGGACGGCTCCTGGCCCGGATCCTCGTGGAGAAAGCAGGCGGCGGGCAGGGCCTGCGGCTGCGCGCGATCGTAGTGCGGAAGGGCTCCGAAAACGATCTCGTGAAGCGCGCCAGCCTGCTGCGCCGGGACTCGGTCCACGGGGCCTTCAACGGCACCATCACGGTGGACGAGGAAAAAAACACCATCCTCGCCAACGGAACCCTGATCCAGGTCATTTACTCGAACGATCCGGCGACCGTGGATTACACGGCGTACGGCATCAACGATGCGGTGGTGGTGGACAACACCGGCCGCTGGCGCGATGAGGAAGGCCTGTCCCAGCACCTGGCCGCGAAGGGTGTGTCCCGGGTGCTGCTGACCGCACCGGGCAAGGGGAACCTGAAGAACATCGTGCACGGGATCAACCACGGGTCCATCACGGACGAGGACCGGATCATTACGGCTGCCTCCTGCACCACCAACGCCATCACCCCGGTGCTCAAGGTCCTCAACGACAAGTACGGCATTGTGAACGGGCACGTGGAAACGGTGCATTCCTTCACCAATGACCAGAACCTGATCGACAACTTCCACAACGGCGACCGGCGCGGGCGCTCCGCGGCGCTGAACATGGTCATCACGGAAACCGGTGCCGCGAAGGCGGTTGCCAAGGCACTGCCGGAGCTGGAAGGCAAGCTCAGCGGCAACGCGATCCGCGTACCCACCCCGGACGTGTCGATGGCCATCCTCAACCTGAACCTGGAGAGCGCCGCCACCAGGGACGAAGTGAACGCCTTCCTGCGCGAAACCTCGTTGAACTCTCCGCTGCACAAGCAGATCGACTACATCGCCTCGCCCGAGGTGGTGTCCAGCGACTTCGTGGGTTCCAAGCGCGCCGGGATCGTGGACGGTCTCGCGACCATTTCCAACGGCAAGAACCTCGTGCTGTACGTCTGGTACGACAACGAATTCGGGTACAGCTGCCAGGTGGTCCGGGTCCTGGAGGAGATGGCGCACGTCAACCCGCCGGCTTTCCCCAAGGCACAGTCGCTGGCAGCCATCGCCGGCTAA
- a CDS encoding MFS transporter — protein sequence MSHTEAARKPLVLRNANFRRLWISSTAGIFGTAVTSVALPVIAVTELDASNSTVAVLSGMTFLPWLLFALPIGVLVDRHRRRPLIVVSLAVRTLLLASLPVAWWLGALTVTQLFAVSFGAGLAAVFFTLAEQALVPAAVDREELVEGNGLMTGSGALGDAGGRAVGGWVTDAWGASNALLLQVAASFASLSAILRLDVAEARPDRPKDRRVFRDMGEGLRYTFSTVPLRVLLITGALWNLGGNIVVSLLVLLVIRSLGESPGMLGLLTAATAVGGTIGGLSTKWITGRLGSGRVWRYSMFPVVGGYATLLFISPGWGMTAGFVGLFIAGFSIALNIVVSTTFRQRVCPPQMLGRLGSAQRMVTWGMLAVAAFAAGLLVEVMDIRGAILTGILVAALAPLAAVFGPLRRVRDLADLEPPRAEGPAGDRAESGLQAS from the coding sequence ATGTCCCACACGGAGGCGGCAAGGAAGCCCCTGGTTCTGCGAAATGCGAATTTCCGACGGCTGTGGATCTCTTCAACCGCCGGAATATTCGGCACTGCCGTAACCAGCGTGGCCCTGCCGGTGATAGCGGTGACGGAACTGGATGCCTCGAACTCCACGGTTGCCGTCCTTTCCGGTATGACCTTTCTTCCCTGGCTCCTGTTCGCGCTGCCTATCGGCGTGCTGGTGGACAGGCACCGGCGCCGCCCGCTGATAGTGGTTTCGCTTGCCGTACGGACACTGCTGCTGGCCAGCCTGCCGGTGGCCTGGTGGCTGGGGGCGCTCACGGTTACCCAGTTATTCGCGGTGTCTTTCGGTGCAGGACTCGCAGCAGTGTTCTTTACCCTTGCCGAGCAGGCACTCGTGCCTGCCGCGGTGGACCGCGAGGAACTGGTGGAGGGCAACGGGCTCATGACGGGTTCCGGTGCCCTTGGCGACGCCGGCGGCCGGGCCGTGGGCGGCTGGGTCACGGATGCCTGGGGGGCATCCAATGCTTTGCTGCTGCAGGTCGCCGCGTCCTTTGCCTCCCTGTCGGCGATTCTCCGGCTTGACGTTGCCGAGGCCCGTCCCGACCGCCCGAAGGACCGGAGGGTTTTCCGGGACATGGGGGAGGGACTGCGCTACACCTTCAGTACCGTGCCCCTGCGCGTGCTGCTCATCACCGGCGCGCTCTGGAACCTCGGCGGCAACATCGTGGTGTCGCTGCTGGTCCTGCTGGTGATCCGTTCCCTCGGAGAGTCTCCGGGCATGCTGGGCCTCCTGACGGCAGCTACGGCGGTTGGGGGAACCATCGGCGGCTTGTCCACCAAGTGGATCACCGGCCGTCTCGGTTCCGGGCGGGTGTGGCGGTATTCGATGTTCCCGGTAGTAGGCGGATACGCGACCCTGCTGTTCATCTCTCCGGGCTGGGGAATGACTGCCGGCTTTGTCGGACTTTTCATCGCGGGCTTTTCCATTGCCTTGAACATTGTCGTCTCCACGACCTTCCGCCAGCGGGTCTGCCCGCCGCAGATGCTCGGCCGCCTCGGGTCCGCCCAGCGGATGGTGACCTGGGGCATGCTCGCCGTCGCGGCATTTGCCGCCGGGCTGCTGGTCGAGGTGATGGATATCCGGGGAGCGATCCTGACCGGGATCCTGGTGGCCGCGCTTGCCCCGTTGGCCGCTGTCTTCGGCCCGCTGCGCCGGGTAAGGGATCTTGCGGACCTGGAACCCCCGCGAGCGGAAGGTCCGGCAGGCGACCGTGCCGAAAGCGGCCTGCAGGCCTCCTGA
- a CDS encoding YaaA family protein has product MLILLPPSEGKTPAASGPPLDPSRLHFPLLSEPRSLVLKALAEASGSENALAVLGVGATLAPEVRRNTALDTEPCAPAHRVYTGVLYDALGYASLPPAVQRRADDAVLVMSALWGALGFADPIPAYRLSMSVRLPETGRLAAFWKQHLTGPLDEYAGDSLVVDCRSSTYAAAWAPDPQRTAAVNVFTVRDGQRKVVSHFAKHTRGELARHLLLRTGTEPATPQDLLAAAQEKWEAELVAPAGRKPYQLNLILAG; this is encoded by the coding sequence GTGCTGATTCTGCTCCCGCCCTCCGAAGGAAAAACCCCTGCAGCGTCCGGGCCGCCCCTGGACCCGTCCCGGCTGCATTTCCCCTTGCTTTCCGAACCCCGCTCGCTGGTACTCAAGGCCCTGGCCGAAGCCAGCGGCTCCGAAAATGCCCTGGCTGTCTTGGGGGTGGGGGCAACCCTGGCCCCGGAAGTACGGCGCAATACCGCCTTGGACACCGAGCCCTGCGCACCCGCGCACCGGGTCTACACGGGTGTGTTGTACGACGCGCTGGGCTACGCCTCGCTCCCGCCGGCGGTGCAGCGGCGTGCAGACGATGCCGTGCTGGTGATGTCCGCCCTGTGGGGTGCCCTCGGCTTTGCGGATCCGATTCCGGCCTACCGGCTCTCGATGTCAGTGCGGCTTCCCGAGACCGGGCGCCTTGCCGCCTTCTGGAAGCAGCACCTGACCGGTCCGCTGGACGAGTACGCCGGGGATTCACTGGTGGTGGACTGCCGCTCCAGCACCTATGCCGCAGCTTGGGCGCCGGATCCGCAGCGCACGGCGGCGGTTAACGTATTTACCGTCCGCGACGGCCAACGCAAAGTGGTTTCGCACTTCGCCAAGCACACCCGCGGCGAGCTGGCCCGCCATCTGCTCCTGCGCACCGGCACGGAGCCGGCGACGCCGCAGGACCTGCTGGCTGCTGCACAGGAAAAGTGGGAGGCCGAGCTGGTGGCCCCGGCAGGCCGGAAGCCGTACCAGCTCAACCTCATCCTGGCCGGATAG
- a CDS encoding reverse transcriptase-like protein has translation MTLFDPEPDSGEEPRRASAGSSRRTLIVEADGGSRGNPGIAGYGALVRDPDTGRILAEKAEYVGRVSNNVAEYSGLIAALELAHSIDPDCWILAKMDSKLVVEQMSGRWKIKHADMQKLAAKARSIVNPQRVKYQWIPRELNKDADRLSNEAMDAGTAGIPWKPRAGADTKAAAAAAVLEAASSPAPAAAPTGRLHHTEIWVNDFAAAEKSLGWLLERVGYVRKDTWTTGASWQGAEGYIVLEEGPDVERGPYSRKRPGLNHLAFCAGSEADVELLARRAASHGWTLMFADRHPHAGGAEHYAAYLENEEGFEVELVAG, from the coding sequence GTGACATTGTTTGACCCGGAGCCTGACTCCGGCGAGGAACCCCGCCGCGCCTCCGCCGGCAGCTCCCGGCGGACCCTGATCGTGGAAGCCGACGGGGGGTCGCGGGGCAATCCGGGTATTGCCGGTTACGGTGCGCTGGTCCGCGATCCTGACACCGGCCGCATCCTGGCTGAAAAAGCCGAATACGTGGGCCGGGTGTCCAATAACGTTGCCGAGTATTCAGGCCTTATCGCGGCCCTGGAGCTGGCGCACAGCATCGACCCGGACTGCTGGATCCTGGCGAAGATGGATTCCAAGCTCGTGGTCGAGCAGATGAGCGGCCGCTGGAAGATCAAGCATGCCGACATGCAGAAGCTTGCGGCGAAGGCACGTTCCATCGTCAATCCGCAGCGGGTGAAATACCAGTGGATTCCGCGGGAACTGAACAAGGACGCGGACCGGTTGTCCAATGAGGCAATGGACGCAGGCACGGCCGGCATTCCGTGGAAGCCGCGCGCCGGTGCGGATACCAAGGCAGCCGCCGCCGCGGCGGTACTCGAAGCGGCGTCGTCTCCTGCTCCTGCGGCCGCCCCCACGGGACGGCTGCATCACACGGAGATCTGGGTCAACGACTTCGCTGCGGCGGAAAAGTCGCTGGGCTGGCTGCTGGAACGGGTGGGCTACGTCCGGAAGGACACCTGGACCACCGGTGCGAGCTGGCAGGGCGCCGAGGGCTACATCGTGCTCGAGGAAGGCCCCGACGTCGAACGCGGTCCCTATTCCCGGAAGCGGCCCGGACTGAACCACCTCGCGTTCTGCGCCGGTTCGGAGGCCGACGTCGAACTCCTGGCACGGCGTGCGGCCAGCCACGGCTGGACCCTGATGTTCGCGGACCGGCATCCCCACGCCGGGGGAGCGGAGCACTACGCCGCCTACCTGGAAAACGAAGAGGGTTTCGAAGTGGAACTGGTGGCCGGGTAG
- a CDS encoding zinc ribbon domain-containing protein codes for MAKASPAEQLRLLDLQALDSRIKSLRNQARNVSNNPEIASLAGAVAAAESARVAAGTEVADIERELTRAEADVASVVARMARDQQHLDSGKGGSKELTALQAEIVSLERRRSDLEDVELDVMERLEAARTREAEAGEALTSLHGKRRELEEKRDAELAVIAADSSDAEARRAELADSFDTALLAIYEKTLSKHGIGAARLFHGTSEGSGMQLSPGDLADIRKAAEDEIVFCPDSGCILVRSAEWGS; via the coding sequence GTGGCAAAAGCATCGCCCGCGGAGCAGCTGAGGCTGCTGGATCTGCAGGCCCTGGACAGCAGGATCAAGTCCCTGCGCAATCAGGCCCGCAACGTTAGCAACAATCCCGAGATCGCGTCCCTGGCCGGTGCCGTCGCCGCAGCTGAAAGCGCACGCGTGGCAGCCGGCACGGAAGTGGCCGACATCGAACGTGAGCTCACCCGCGCCGAAGCGGACGTAGCATCCGTTGTCGCACGGATGGCCCGTGACCAGCAGCACCTGGACAGCGGCAAGGGCGGCTCCAAGGAGCTCACGGCGCTGCAGGCGGAAATCGTATCCCTCGAACGCCGCCGGTCCGACCTTGAAGACGTCGAACTCGACGTGATGGAACGGCTCGAGGCTGCCCGCACCCGCGAAGCCGAAGCCGGTGAAGCACTGACATCCCTGCACGGGAAGCGCCGGGAACTGGAGGAGAAGCGCGACGCCGAACTCGCCGTCATTGCTGCGGACAGCTCCGACGCCGAAGCCCGCCGTGCAGAGCTGGCCGACAGCTTCGATACTGCGCTGCTTGCCATCTACGAAAAGACCTTGTCAAAGCACGGCATCGGCGCCGCGCGGCTCTTCCACGGCACCTCCGAGGGCTCGGGCATGCAGCTGAGCCCCGGTGACCTTGCTGACATCCGCAAGGCTGCCGAAGACGAGATTGTGTTCTGCCCGGATTCGGGCTGCATCCTGGTCCGCTCTGCCGAGTGGGGCAGCTAA
- a CDS encoding Nif3-like dinuclear metal center hexameric protein → MEADHPHERAGADTEPDQATGGSDTPTLGDVLLAAEELWPESLAEDWDAPGLVAGRGDREVRRILFAVDPTREVIDEALEWGADLLVTHHPLLLKPVNSVAANSFKGDAVHRLIEGGCALLTVHTNGDSAVGGVSDVLADAFGLRNVSPLVPAAEGLPEEGIGRVGDLPEMLSLADFAERVFSLLPAVAGGVRVAGDPQGMVRRVAVCGGAGDSLFDAVRAQRADVYVTADLRHHPASELRERASAGNGRPYLMDVSHFGSEWLWLTPAANALENVLTDQGFAADVRVSGVNTDPWDFVLTP, encoded by the coding sequence ATGGAAGCGGATCACCCCCACGAGCGCGCCGGCGCGGACACTGAACCTGACCAGGCCACCGGCGGCAGCGACACACCCACCCTTGGCGACGTACTCCTGGCAGCCGAAGAGCTCTGGCCCGAATCACTGGCCGAGGACTGGGACGCGCCCGGCCTGGTTGCAGGCCGCGGCGACCGGGAGGTCCGGCGGATCCTGTTCGCGGTTGATCCCACCCGTGAGGTCATCGACGAGGCCCTTGAATGGGGAGCGGATCTGCTCGTCACCCATCACCCCCTGCTGCTGAAACCGGTGAACTCCGTAGCTGCCAATTCGTTCAAGGGCGACGCCGTGCACCGGCTGATCGAGGGCGGCTGCGCACTGTTGACGGTGCATACCAACGGCGACAGCGCCGTCGGCGGCGTGTCCGACGTGCTCGCAGATGCCTTCGGGCTCCGGAACGTCAGCCCGCTGGTTCCCGCCGCGGAAGGCCTGCCCGAAGAGGGAATCGGCCGGGTCGGGGATCTTCCCGAGATGCTGTCGCTTGCGGACTTCGCCGAGCGCGTCTTCAGCCTCCTGCCCGCCGTCGCCGGCGGCGTCCGCGTGGCGGGCGACCCGCAGGGCATGGTCCGCCGGGTAGCCGTCTGCGGCGGAGCCGGCGACAGCCTGTTCGACGCCGTCCGTGCCCAGCGTGCCGACGTCTACGTCACCGCGGACCTGCGCCACCATCCGGCGTCGGAACTGCGGGAGCGTGCCTCTGCCGGAAACGGCCGTCCGTACCTCATGGACGTCTCCCACTTCGGCAGCGAATGGCTGTGGCTGACGCCGGCCGCGAACGCCCTCGAAAACGTCCTGACGGACCAGGGCTTCGCCGCTGACGTGCGCGTCAGCGGCGTGAACACGGATCCGTGGGACTTCGTGCTGACGCCGTAG
- the msrA gene encoding peptide-methionine (S)-S-oxide reductase MsrA codes for MKTYVLGGGCFWCLDALYRKVRGVTDVVSGYTGGAVDNPDYDSVSAGITGHAEVVAVTFDEDMIPPEVILDMFFSQHDPTTLNRQGYDVGTQYRSSMFYRDEDQRKEFEAALERARENWKDPIVTEIVPLPRFYPAEDFHQDFYAKHPGQGYCQVIINPKLAKARKYYSEWLQD; via the coding sequence ATGAAGACGTATGTATTAGGCGGAGGCTGCTTTTGGTGCCTCGATGCTCTTTACCGCAAGGTCCGCGGCGTAACCGACGTAGTTTCCGGCTACACAGGGGGTGCGGTGGACAACCCGGACTATGACAGCGTGAGCGCCGGGATCACCGGACACGCAGAAGTAGTGGCCGTGACCTTTGACGAGGACATGATCCCTCCGGAAGTCATCCTGGACATGTTCTTTTCGCAGCATGACCCCACCACCCTGAACCGACAGGGCTACGACGTCGGCACCCAGTACCGGTCCTCGATGTTCTACCGGGACGAGGATCAGCGCAAGGAATTCGAAGCTGCGCTTGAGCGTGCCCGGGAGAACTGGAAGGACCCGATCGTCACCGAGATCGTGCCCCTTCCCCGGTTTTACCCGGCGGAGGATTTCCACCAGGACTTCTACGCCAAGCACCCCGGCCAGGGTTACTGTCAGGTGATCATTAATCCGAAGCTGGCCAAGGCCCGCAAGTATTACTCCGAATGGCTTCAGGACTAA
- the cysK gene encoding cysteine synthase A, with translation MARIYDDVTQLVGGTPLVRLNRLAEGLPAQVAVKLEFYNPANSVKDRIGVAIVDAAEKAGALQPGGTIVEGTSGNTGIALAMVGAARGYKVILTMPETMSTERRVMLRAYGAEIVLTPGAEGMRGAVDKAKEIVATTENAIWAQQFANEANPAVHRATTAEEIWADTDGKVDIFVAGIGTGGTITGVGQVLKERKPDVKIVAVEPKDSAILNGGSPGPHKIQGIGANFVPEILDTTVYDEVFDASIEDSVATARALGTQEGILGGISSGAIVWAALELAKREENAGKLIVATVCDFGERYISTVLYDDIRG, from the coding sequence ATGGCTCGTATTTATGACGATGTAACCCAGCTCGTAGGCGGTACCCCGCTGGTCCGCCTGAACCGGCTCGCCGAGGGGCTTCCCGCCCAGGTGGCGGTGAAGCTGGAGTTCTACAACCCGGCCAACAGCGTCAAGGACCGGATCGGCGTGGCCATCGTCGACGCCGCCGAGAAGGCGGGCGCGCTTCAGCCCGGCGGCACCATCGTGGAGGGCACCTCCGGCAATACCGGTATCGCCCTGGCCATGGTGGGCGCTGCCCGCGGCTACAAGGTGATCCTCACCATGCCCGAAACCATGTCCACGGAGCGCCGGGTGATGCTCCGTGCCTACGGTGCGGAGATTGTCCTCACCCCCGGCGCCGAGGGCATGCGCGGAGCAGTGGACAAGGCCAAGGAAATCGTGGCCACCACCGAAAACGCCATCTGGGCGCAGCAGTTCGCCAATGAAGCGAACCCGGCCGTACACCGCGCCACCACCGCCGAGGAAATCTGGGCCGACACCGATGGAAAGGTGGACATCTTCGTGGCCGGCATCGGCACCGGCGGCACCATCACCGGCGTCGGGCAGGTCCTGAAGGAACGCAAGCCGGACGTGAAGATTGTGGCGGTAGAGCCCAAGGACTCCGCCATCCTCAACGGCGGATCCCCCGGCCCCCACAAGATCCAGGGCATCGGTGCCAACTTCGTCCCCGAGATCCTGGACACCACCGTCTATGACGAGGTCTTTGACGCCTCCATCGAGGATTCCGTAGCCACGGCCCGCGCACTGGGCACCCAGGAGGGCATCCTCGGCGGTATCTCCTCCGGTGCCATCGTCTGGGCTGCACTGGAACTCGCCAAGCGCGAAGAGAACGCCGGTAAGCTGATTGTTGCCACCGTCTGCGACTTCGGAGAACGTTACATCTCTACGGTCCTGTACGACGACATCCGCGGTTAG
- the epsC gene encoding serine O-acetyltransferase EpsC, whose amino-acid sequence MSLLARLREDLDAAASHDPAARGSLENLVVYSGLHAIWMHRLTHRMWARPPLRFPARVLSQVTRFATGIEIHPGATIGRRFFIDHGMGVVIGETAEIGNDVMLYHGVTLGGRSLAKVKRHPTICDGVTVGAGAKILGPVTIGANSAVGANAVVVKDAPADSIITGIPAKWRHRDTKMTQPAVDPAEYIDPAIYI is encoded by the coding sequence GTGAGTCTGTTAGCCCGACTGCGCGAAGACCTCGACGCCGCCGCATCACACGATCCGGCGGCCAGAGGCTCGCTCGAAAACCTCGTTGTCTACTCCGGCCTGCATGCCATCTGGATGCACCGGCTGACGCACCGCATGTGGGCCCGGCCCCCGCTGCGGTTCCCGGCGCGCGTGCTCTCGCAGGTGACCCGTTTTGCCACCGGCATCGAGATCCACCCCGGAGCGACCATCGGCCGCCGGTTCTTTATCGACCACGGCATGGGGGTGGTCATCGGCGAGACAGCGGAGATCGGCAATGACGTCATGCTTTACCACGGGGTGACCCTGGGCGGCCGTTCGCTGGCCAAGGTCAAGCGCCACCCGACCATCTGCGACGGGGTCACCGTAGGTGCGGGAGCGAAGATCCTGGGGCCGGTGACCATTGGTGCGAACAGCGCGGTGGGAGCCAACGCCGTGGTGGTCAAGGATGCCCCGGCGGATTCGATCATCACCGGCATCCCGGCCAAGTGGCGGCATCGGGACACCAAGATGACCCAGCCCGCGGTGGACCCGGCCGAGTACATCGATCCGGCCATTTACATCTAG